Proteins from one Mycobacterium sp. HUMS_12744610 genomic window:
- a CDS encoding KamA family radical SAM protein, with translation MLETTNLVDTTRSGFNAAIDQPYAYARKPLSEPDWRRYPGWAAVTDAEWRDPQWQRAHSVKNIDQLRAVVGDLLDDRFYADLAADQRQRATMSMLLPPQMLNTMAPETAPGRHGLTEAFYADPIRRYMLPLLSDRDAEWGSHPHAERDSLHESDMWVVEGLTHRYPTKVLAELVSTCPQYCGHCTRMDLVGNSTPTVRKTKLTLQPADRQEQMLVYLRATPTVRDVVVSGGDVGNVPWPRLESFLVRLLEIDTVRDIRLASKALSGLPQHWLQPRVLDGVYRTAHVAAARGVNLALHTHINHVQSVTPLVAAAARALLDAGLRDVRNQGVLLRGVNATAADLLDLCFALQGEANILPYYFYMCDMIPNAEHWRIPLWEAQQLQSEIMGYLPGFATPRLVCDVPYVGKRWVHQVIYYDRIRGISHWSKNYRTGLDGSDIDALNRVYPYYDPISSLPSSGQAWWRKLCNRSPEPAVAPGYEQYLIPDGAALAGRWM, from the coding sequence ATCCTCGAGACGACGAACCTCGTCGACACCACGCGTAGCGGGTTCAACGCCGCGATCGACCAGCCCTACGCCTATGCCCGCAAGCCGTTGTCCGAACCGGACTGGCGTCGGTACCCGGGCTGGGCGGCGGTGACCGACGCCGAGTGGCGCGACCCGCAATGGCAGCGGGCGCACTCCGTGAAGAACATCGACCAGTTGCGCGCGGTGGTCGGCGACCTCCTCGACGATCGGTTCTACGCCGACCTCGCCGCCGATCAACGGCAACGGGCCACCATGTCGATGCTGCTGCCGCCGCAGATGCTCAACACCATGGCACCGGAAACCGCGCCGGGACGCCACGGCCTGACCGAGGCGTTCTATGCCGACCCGATCCGGCGGTACATGCTGCCGCTGCTCAGCGACCGCGACGCGGAATGGGGCTCACACCCGCACGCGGAGCGGGATTCGTTGCACGAGAGCGACATGTGGGTCGTGGAGGGCTTGACCCATCGGTACCCCACCAAGGTGCTCGCCGAGCTGGTGTCGACCTGCCCGCAATATTGCGGCCACTGCACGCGGATGGATCTGGTCGGCAACTCCACGCCGACGGTACGCAAGACCAAGCTGACCCTGCAGCCGGCCGACCGGCAGGAACAGATGCTGGTATACCTGCGCGCCACCCCGACGGTGCGTGACGTCGTGGTGTCCGGCGGGGACGTGGGTAACGTCCCCTGGCCGCGGCTGGAGTCGTTCCTCGTACGGTTGCTCGAGATCGACACCGTCCGCGACATCCGCCTGGCGTCGAAGGCTCTTTCCGGCCTGCCGCAGCACTGGCTGCAACCGAGGGTGCTCGACGGCGTGTACCGCACCGCGCACGTCGCCGCCGCCCGCGGCGTCAACCTGGCGTTGCACACCCACATCAACCACGTCCAGTCGGTGACCCCCCTGGTGGCGGCGGCGGCGCGGGCGCTGCTCGACGCGGGCCTGCGCGACGTGCGCAACCAGGGCGTGTTGTTGCGCGGCGTCAACGCGACCGCGGCCGACCTGCTCGATCTGTGCTTCGCGCTGCAGGGCGAGGCGAACATCCTGCCGTACTACTTCTACATGTGCGACATGATCCCCAACGCCGAGCACTGGCGGATTCCGCTGTGGGAAGCCCAGCAGTTGCAGTCGGAGATCATGGGCTACCTGCCGGGCTTCGCCACGCCGCGACTGGTCTGCGACGTTCCCTACGTCGGCAAGCGATGGGTCCATCAGGTCATCTACTACGACCGCATCCGCGGCATCTCGCACTGGAGCAAGAACTACCGCACCGGACTGGACGGATCGGATATCGACGCGCTGAACCGGGTGTACCCGTATTACGACCCCATCAGCAGCCTGCCGTCCTCCGGGCAGGCCTGGTGGCGGAAGCTCTGCAACCGCAGCCCCGAACCGGCCGTCGCACCCGGCTACGAGCAGTACCTGATTCCCGACGGCGCCGCGCTGGCCGGCCGCTGGATGTGA
- a CDS encoding endo-1,3-alpha-glucanase family glycosylhydrolase produces MRSTSFRRLAAWTCLLLLAVVLALPWAPPPRCAERMPAQPGASTPYLPFDMDEAPTQRKVFAHYMPNLPISIDNKNGDEDYYAQQYLAVNGENGVHAAYGGLLRDRPLPRAHSSNPDWRVADLEAEIGQAKSVGIDGFAVDVLAPRSASDDVDRLLRATEAMGNFTVLITADISSPLGAMAPADFAADIAPYLTAPGAFHLSDGRAVLGAFAAERQSTEWWVSVISTLRDKSNVDVAFVPTFLDVADNLERFAGFSYGFSEWGGRSPNAMAVQDSGHGSPVDVIRRAHQLGKLWMQPVPFQDNRPRSGIFVESANGVTNRLAWQLAEQQHAEWVQLLTWNDYVETTAMAPSVAHGWRILDMNAYDIACFKFGGPPRIVRNALYLSYRAQPFGALPVYPESSLMHLLPTSVPARDMIEVVAFATGPSRVVIKTGPHEYSCDVPEGRGICTFPLSLGPIAAEMWRDGAVVATARSNADVTNTPYVQDLQYRVVGGLR; encoded by the coding sequence ATGAGATCGACGTCGTTCCGCCGCTTGGCCGCCTGGACCTGCCTGCTGTTGCTGGCCGTCGTCCTGGCGTTGCCGTGGGCACCTCCGCCCCGGTGCGCCGAGCGGATGCCCGCGCAGCCGGGCGCCTCCACGCCGTATCTGCCCTTCGACATGGACGAGGCCCCCACGCAGCGCAAGGTCTTCGCCCACTACATGCCGAATCTGCCGATCTCGATCGACAACAAGAACGGGGACGAAGACTATTACGCCCAGCAGTACCTGGCGGTCAACGGCGAGAACGGCGTACACGCCGCCTACGGCGGACTGCTGCGGGACAGGCCGCTGCCCCGGGCGCACAGTTCCAACCCCGACTGGCGGGTGGCCGACCTGGAAGCCGAGATCGGGCAAGCCAAGAGCGTGGGCATCGACGGGTTCGCGGTAGACGTGCTCGCGCCCCGCAGCGCGTCCGATGACGTCGACCGACTGCTGCGCGCGACCGAGGCGATGGGAAATTTCACGGTCCTGATCACCGCCGACATCTCGAGCCCGCTGGGGGCGATGGCCCCGGCCGACTTCGCGGCGGACATCGCGCCGTACCTGACCGCACCGGGGGCCTTCCACCTGTCCGACGGCCGGGCCGTCCTGGGCGCCTTCGCCGCCGAGCGGCAGTCGACGGAGTGGTGGGTGAGCGTCATCAGCACCCTGCGCGACAAATCCAACGTCGATGTCGCCTTCGTCCCGACCTTCCTCGACGTGGCCGACAACCTGGAGCGATTCGCCGGCTTCAGCTATGGATTCAGCGAGTGGGGGGGACGAAGCCCCAACGCCATGGCGGTCCAGGACAGCGGCCACGGCTCCCCGGTGGATGTCATCCGGCGCGCGCATCAGCTCGGCAAGCTATGGATGCAGCCGGTGCCCTTCCAGGACAATCGGCCGCGCAGCGGCATTTTCGTGGAGTCGGCCAACGGCGTGACTAACCGCCTGGCGTGGCAACTCGCCGAGCAACAGCATGCCGAGTGGGTGCAGTTGCTCACCTGGAACGACTACGTGGAGACGACCGCGATGGCGCCGTCGGTCGCCCACGGCTGGCGCATCCTGGACATGAACGCCTACGACATCGCGTGTTTCAAGTTCGGTGGGCCTCCGCGCATCGTGCGCAACGCGCTGTATCTGTCGTACCGGGCTCAACCGTTCGGCGCGCTGCCGGTGTACCCGGAATCCTCCCTGATGCACCTGCTGCCGACCAGCGTGCCGGCCCGCGACATGATCGAAGTTGTGGCGTTCGCGACGGGGCCGTCGCGCGTCGTCATCAAAACCGGCCCGCACGAGTACTCGTGCGACGTCCCCGAGGGCCGGGGAATCTGCACCTTCCCGTTGAGCCTCGGGCCGATCGCGGCCGAGATGTGGCGCGACGGCGCGGTGGTCGCCACGGCGCGGTCCAACGCCGACGTCACCAACACGCCCTATGTGCAAGACCTTCAGTACCGCGTGGTGGGGGGTCTGCGGTAG
- a CDS encoding YdcF family protein, with product MLAVLAPVLVAVNGVCGYLVFARAADSVVSHVDAVVVLGGEHDGREGYGVALARQGLAPTVVLSNPYPATDRVMSRICSGQHGAVRVICPRPEPPTTRGEAMMTRRLALEHHWKQVMVVTWRYHLPRARLLFCQCLCASGVSVTAKAVPRQYVLPVWYWEYIYLYQFAGIAKALLVGHC from the coding sequence GTGCTCGCCGTGCTGGCCCCGGTGCTGGTGGCGGTGAACGGTGTATGCGGCTACCTCGTTTTCGCCAGAGCCGCAGACAGCGTCGTGTCGCACGTGGATGCCGTGGTCGTGCTGGGCGGCGAGCACGACGGTCGGGAGGGCTACGGTGTGGCGTTGGCGCGGCAGGGGCTTGCCCCCACCGTGGTGCTGTCGAACCCCTACCCGGCCACGGACCGCGTGATGAGCCGGATCTGTTCCGGGCAGCACGGCGCGGTGCGGGTGATCTGCCCGCGGCCCGAGCCGCCGACGACCCGCGGGGAGGCCATGATGACGCGACGTCTGGCGCTCGAGCACCACTGGAAACAGGTCATGGTCGTCACGTGGCGCTACCATCTGCCCCGGGCGCGTCTGTTGTTCTGCCAATGTTTGTGCGCGAGTGGGGTTTCGGTAACGGCCAAGGCCGTGCCCCGCCAGTACGTGCTGCCCGTGTGGTACTGGGAGTACATCTATCTCTACCAGTTCGCGGGCATCGCGAAGGCGCTCCTCGTCGGTCACTGCTAG
- a CDS encoding acyltransferase — MRLFGHDIHPSSHIGPNLVVGVEKFEIDHDVRIGPFNVFRRMRHVRLSNHVIIESWNWVSAHPIYRDYDSQAGTLFMGTCAKIGSRNYLDCSGTIVLRAFCMVGGNRCLMQTHEPDFATDQQSVGRITVGHHSLVGSRAVLLKGAALPDESLLGANSTLMRGGGADGRKGLYAGSPAVWKRGTQGEWFSRDTYVMGGHIVDEPMGILPEDLDHDTRFVVDSDALGELSGRR, encoded by the coding sequence TTGAGACTGTTCGGTCACGACATCCACCCGTCCTCGCACATCGGCCCGAACCTCGTTGTGGGTGTGGAGAAGTTCGAAATCGACCATGATGTGCGGATCGGCCCCTTCAACGTCTTCCGGCGGATGCGCCACGTACGGCTCAGCAACCACGTCATCATCGAGTCGTGGAACTGGGTCTCCGCGCATCCGATCTATCGGGACTACGACAGTCAGGCCGGCACCCTGTTCATGGGAACCTGCGCCAAGATCGGCAGCCGCAACTATCTCGACTGCTCGGGAACCATCGTCCTCAGAGCGTTCTGCATGGTCGGCGGAAACAGGTGCCTGATGCAGACGCACGAGCCGGACTTCGCGACCGACCAACAGTCGGTGGGACGCATCACGGTCGGCCACCACTCGCTGGTGGGCAGCCGCGCCGTGCTGCTCAAGGGTGCCGCACTGCCGGACGAGTCGCTGCTGGGGGCCAACTCCACGCTGATGCGCGGCGGCGGCGCGGACGGCAGGAAAGGCCTCTACGCCGGTTCCCCGGCCGTATGGAAGCGCGGCACGCAGGGCGAATGGTTTTCGCGGGACACCTATGTCATGGGGGGCCACATCGTCGACGAGCCCATGGGAATCCTGCCCGAGGACCTCGACCACGACACACGGTTCGTCGTCGACAGCGACGCGTTGGGCGAGCTGTCGGGCCGGCGTTAG
- the gmd gene encoding GDP-mannose 4,6-dehydratase, producing MKKALITGITGQDGSYLAELLLRKGYEVHGFIRRASTFNTSRIEHLYVDPHDPDARLFLHYGDLSDGSRLVTLLSKIDPDEVYNLAAQSHVRVSFDEPEHTGNTTGLGSIRLLEAVRIGKVNCRFYQASSSEMFGASPPPQNEETAFYPRSPYGAAKVYAYWIARNYREAYGMYVVNGILFNHESPRRGETFVTRKISRAAARIKAGLDQHLYLGNLDAVRDWGYAPEYVEGMWRMLQADEPEDYVLATGAAFTVRDFVEAAFNHVDLDWREHVRFDQRYLRPTEVDALIGDASKAERLVGWRASVRAPELARIMVDADIAALKEAGSPGIDTPMLPVWS from the coding sequence ATGAAAAAGGCTTTGATCACCGGTATCACTGGTCAGGACGGCTCGTACCTGGCCGAGTTGCTGTTGCGCAAGGGGTACGAAGTACACGGGTTCATCCGGCGTGCCTCCACCTTCAACACGTCGCGTATCGAGCACCTCTACGTCGACCCCCACGACCCCGACGCCCGGCTGTTCCTGCACTACGGTGACCTGTCGGACGGCTCGCGACTGGTGACCCTGCTCTCGAAGATCGATCCCGACGAGGTCTACAACCTCGCGGCACAGTCCCACGTCCGGGTCAGCTTCGACGAACCCGAACACACCGGCAACACGACCGGCCTGGGGTCGATCCGCCTTCTGGAGGCCGTGCGCATCGGGAAGGTCAACTGCAGGTTCTACCAGGCATCGAGCTCGGAGATGTTCGGCGCGTCGCCCCCGCCGCAGAATGAGGAGACCGCGTTCTACCCGCGTTCTCCCTACGGTGCGGCGAAGGTGTACGCCTACTGGATAGCGCGAAACTACCGCGAGGCGTACGGCATGTACGTGGTCAACGGGATTCTGTTCAACCACGAGTCCCCCCGGCGCGGCGAGACATTCGTGACCCGCAAGATCAGCCGTGCCGCGGCACGCATCAAGGCGGGACTCGACCAGCACCTCTACCTGGGCAACCTGGACGCGGTCCGCGACTGGGGCTACGCGCCGGAGTACGTGGAGGGCATGTGGCGGATGCTGCAGGCCGACGAGCCCGAAGACTACGTGCTGGCCACCGGAGCGGCGTTCACGGTTCGCGACTTCGTGGAAGCGGCGTTCAATCACGTGGACCTGGACTGGAGGGAACACGTCCGCTTCGACCAGCGCTATCTGCGCCCCACGGAGGTCGACGCCCTGATCGGCGACGCGAGCAAGGCCGAGCGGCTGGTGGGATGGCGCGCATCGGTGCGGGCGCCGGAGCTGGCGCGAATCATGGTCGATGCGGACATCGCAGCCCTGAAAGAAGCGGGCAGCCCCGGGATCGACACACCGATGCTGCCGGTTTGGAGCTGA